One window of Cucurbita pepo subsp. pepo cultivar mu-cu-16 chromosome LG19, ASM280686v2, whole genome shotgun sequence genomic DNA carries:
- the LOC111781971 gene encoding phosphatidylinositol-glycan biosynthesis class X protein isoform X1 — MKAKPSIPVYISLLLGISFIFYPVFGSCLDGISHASKVGRYIMESYYGKHESFIDSLFDDFLTQDLPVNICQVLPCDLNTVLSLSILLKIKGEGSHRQLSSTIKFNIKKPIPHVHTHHCKIIIIERLPSGVFADPFELEHLLHRAVFSDVAVFGDTNLELPSVLSNLSVVEVHKDVGLNIFSHNKNLLEFSIDLPLHSRYPPLDESGYVEVRLKAPDLFLQCSIQEKPHNRSCLFKLQSDDAKADLTWSIPAGKRSNAKIVGVVTFVSAFLSVLSIIFSTQVGQHKVLKQC, encoded by the exons ATGAAGGCCAAGCCAAGCATTCCTGTTtatatttctttgttgttgggaatttcatttatattctACCCTGTATTTGGCTCTTGCCTTGATGGCATTTCACACGCTAGTAAG GTTGGAAGGTATATTATGGAATCGTATTACGGAAAGCACGAAAGCTTCATTGATTCACTTTTTGATGATTTCCTGACGCAAGATCTTCCTGTCAACATATGTCAAGTTCTACCATGTGATCTAAATACTGTGCTAAGTCTCTCGATCCTGTTGAAGATTAAGGGCGAAGGTTCTCACCGTCAACTTTCATCGACCATCAAATTCAACATCAAAAAACCCATACCTCATGTTCACACACACCATTGCAAGATTATTATCATCGAACGACTGCCATCGGGAGTTTTTGCTGACCCATTTGAATTGGAACATCTTCTTCATCGTGCTG TATTTAGTGATGTAGCCGTTTTTGGAGATACAAATTTGGAATTGCCTTCAGTCCTCTCCAACCTCTCTGTTGTCGAGGTTCACAAGGACGTTGGTCTCAATATTTTTTCACACAACAAGAATTTGCTTGAGTTCAGCATTGATCTGCCTTTACATTCACGATATCCG CCATTAGATGAAAGCGGTTATGTCGAAGTTAGATTGAAGGCTCCGGACTTGTTTTTGCAGTGTAGCATACAGGAAAAGCCACATAATAGGAGCTGTTTATTTAAGTTGCAAAGTGATGATGCAAAGGCAGACCTAACATGGTCGATACCAGCAGGTAAACGATCTAATGCTAAAATCGTAGGCGTTGTGACCTTTGTTTCTGCTTTTCTATCAGTActatcaattatattttctacaCAAGTTGGACAACACAAAGTTTTGAAGCAATGTTAA
- the LOC111781971 gene encoding phosphatidylinositol-glycan biosynthesis class X protein isoform X2 translates to MESYYGKHESFIDSLFDDFLTQDLPVNICQVLPCDLNTVLSLSILLKIKGEGSHRQLSSTIKFNIKKPIPHVHTHHCKIIIIERLPSGVFADPFELEHLLHRAVFSDVAVFGDTNLELPSVLSNLSVVEVHKDVGLNIFSHNKNLLEFSIDLPLHSRYPPLDESGYVEVRLKAPDLFLQCSIQEKPHNRSCLFKLQSDDAKADLTWSIPAGKRSNAKIVGVVTFVSAFLSVLSIIFSTQVGQHKVLKQC, encoded by the exons ATGGAATCGTATTACGGAAAGCACGAAAGCTTCATTGATTCACTTTTTGATGATTTCCTGACGCAAGATCTTCCTGTCAACATATGTCAAGTTCTACCATGTGATCTAAATACTGTGCTAAGTCTCTCGATCCTGTTGAAGATTAAGGGCGAAGGTTCTCACCGTCAACTTTCATCGACCATCAAATTCAACATCAAAAAACCCATACCTCATGTTCACACACACCATTGCAAGATTATTATCATCGAACGACTGCCATCGGGAGTTTTTGCTGACCCATTTGAATTGGAACATCTTCTTCATCGTGCTG TATTTAGTGATGTAGCCGTTTTTGGAGATACAAATTTGGAATTGCCTTCAGTCCTCTCCAACCTCTCTGTTGTCGAGGTTCACAAGGACGTTGGTCTCAATATTTTTTCACACAACAAGAATTTGCTTGAGTTCAGCATTGATCTGCCTTTACATTCACGATATCCG CCATTAGATGAAAGCGGTTATGTCGAAGTTAGATTGAAGGCTCCGGACTTGTTTTTGCAGTGTAGCATACAGGAAAAGCCACATAATAGGAGCTGTTTATTTAAGTTGCAAAGTGATGATGCAAAGGCAGACCTAACATGGTCGATACCAGCAGGTAAACGATCTAATGCTAAAATCGTAGGCGTTGTGACCTTTGTTTCTGCTTTTCTATCAGTActatcaattatattttctacaCAAGTTGGACAACACAAAGTTTTGAAGCAATGTTAA
- the LOC111781973 gene encoding dihydroneopterin aldolase 2-like has product MADNKGIIISTSEASLNNFKITKGDRLILRGLKFHGYHGVHLKEKEMGQTFLVDVDAWLDLRAAGKSDDLNDTVSYTAIYRIAREVLTGPSHDLLESVAEEISSKIMIEYHRITAVRVKIAKPDVVVGGPIDYLGIEIFRSRDKDVTI; this is encoded by the exons ATGGCTGATAATAAAGGTATCATCATTAGCACCTCAGAAGCAAGTTTAAACAACTTTAAAATCACAAAGGGGGATAGACTCATATTAAGGGGTCTGAAGTTTCACGGTTATCATGGAGTTCACcttaaagaaaaggaaatgggACAAACGTTTTTGGTGGATGTGGATGCTTGGTTGGATCTCCGGGCAGCTGGAAAATCTGATGACTTGAATGATACTGTAAGCTACACTGCAATTTATCG CATAGCGAGGGAAGTTTTGACTGGACCATCACATGATCTTCTGGAATCAGTTGCAGAggaaatttcttcaaaaataatGATCGAGTACCATCGAATAACCGCCGTTCGAGTGAAAATTGCGAAGCCTGATGTCGTTGTTGGTGGACCAATTGACTACTTGGGTATTGAGATTTTTAGAAGTAGAGATAAAGATGTGACAATCTAA